A single region of the Brassica rapa cultivar Chiifu-401-42 chromosome A03, CAAS_Brap_v3.01, whole genome shotgun sequence genome encodes:
- the LOC103859870 gene encoding ubiquitin carboxyl-terminal hydrolase 14 isoform X2, with amino-acid sequence MELLRSNLSRVQIPEPTHRIYKHECCLSFDTPRSEGGLFVDMNSFLAFGKDYVSWNYEKTRNPVYLHIKESPKSVPEDRPLKKPTLLAIGVDGGFDNKEPEYEESYSIVILPDFVSLPFPSVELPEKVRIAVDTVMSAVGAEKREQVAAWTAEEKKVSEHALTLQQIKSGVVIPPSGWKCSKCDKTENLWLNLTDGMILCGRKNWDGTGGNNHAVEHYKETNYPLAVKLGTITADLGAADVYSYPEDDSVLDPHLAQHLAHFGIDFSTMQKTEMTTAERELDQNTNFDWNRIQESGKELVPVFGPGYTGLVNLGNSCYLAATMQILFSTHSFISRYFSHQSLKLAFEMAPADPTLDINMQLTKLGHGLLSGKYSIPVAERQEGIPPRMFKSVVAAGHAEFSSMRQQDALDFFLHLLDKVERGNNMRPDLDPSRSFKFGVEEKILCSSGKVSYNKRDDCILSLNIPLQEATNKDELEAFNNQKADKGLEEDNMSTDEIVRPRVPLEACLATFSSPEQIRDYYSTALKGKTTAIKTTSLTSFPDYLVLHMRKFVMEAGWVPKKLDVYIDVPDVIDISHMRSKGLQPGEELLPDDVPEEAMESAQPVANEEIVAQLVSMGFSQLHCQKAAINTSNTGVEEAMTWLLSHMDDPDIDAPISNQTSDVDQSSVDTLISFGFAEEVARKALKASGGDIEKATDWIFNNPNASISDMDVSSSNSAQTPAQSELPDGGGRYKLFGIVSHIGTSTHCGHYVAHILKEGRWVIFNDSKVGVSTNPPKDMGYLYFFQRLDN; translated from the exons ATGGAGCTCCTCCGATCAAACTTGTCTAGGGTTCAGATCCCGGAGCCCACCCACCGCATCTACAAGCACGAGTGCTGCCTCTCCTTCGACACTCCG AGATCCGAAGGAGGATTGTTCGTGGATATGAACAGCTTTCTCGCTTTTGGGAAAGATTACGTTTCCTGGAACTACGAGAAGACGCGAAACCCTGTGTATCTGCACATCAAGGAGTCTCCCAAGTCTGTTCCTGAGGATCGCCCTCTGAAGAAGCCGACTCTCCTCGCTATAG GAGTGGATGGGGGATTTGACAACAAAGAGCCTGAGTATGAAGAGTCTTATAGCATAGTCATACTTCCGGATTTTGTTTCACTTCCATTCCCTTCTGTTGAGCTACCAGAGAAG GTGAGGATTGCGGTTGATACTGTAATGAGTGCAGTTGGTGCTGAGAAGAGAGAGCAAGTTGCGGCTTGGACAGCTGAGGAAAAGAAAGTTAGTGAGCATGCGTTGACGCTGCAGCAGATCAAGAGCGGCGTTGTTATTCCTCCCTCTGGTTGGAAATGTTCCAAGTGTGATAAGACGGAGAATCTGTGGCTTAATCTTACCGACGGAATGATTCTCTGTGGAAGGAAAAACTGGGATGGGACCGGGGGAAATAACCATGCAGTTGAGCATTACAAGGAGACAAACTACCCTCTTGCTGTAAAGCTTGGAACTATCACAGCTGACTTGGGAGCAGCAG ATGTTTATTCCTATCCGGAAGATGACAGTGTTTTGGACCCGCACCTGGCTCAGCATCTGGCCCATTTTGGAATCGACTTCTCCACGATGCAGAAG ACAGAAATGACAACTGCCGAAAGAGAACTTGATCAAAATACGAATTTTGATTGGAATCGTATACAAGAGAGTGGAAAAGAATTGGTACCAGTTTTTGGACCGGGATATACCGGACTTGTCAATCTTGGGAACAG TTGCTACTTGGCCGCTACGATGCAGATTCTTTTCTCGACCCATTCGTTTATTTCaag ATACTTTTCACATCAGAGCTTAAAGTTGGCATTTGAGATGGCTCCGGCTGATCCAACTTTGGACATCAATATGCAATT AACAAAGCTTGGACATGGGTTATTATCTGGGAAGTACTCTATTCCTGTGGCAGAG AGACAAGAAGGAATACCTCCTCGCATGTTCAAATCGGTGGTTGCTGCAGGACATGCAGAATTCTCTTCTATGAGACAACAG GATGCTCTTGACTTTTTCCTCCATTTGCTAGACAAGGTTGAGCGTGGCAACAACATGAGACCAGATTTAGACCCTTCAAGGAGCTTCAAATTTGGAGTAGAAGAAAAGATCCTTTGTTCATCTGGAAAGGTTTCATATAATAAGAGGGATGACTGTATTCTTTCTTTGAACATTCCATTGCAGGAGGCAACTAATAAAG ATGAACTAGAAGCCTTTAACAACCAGAAAGCAGACAAAGGACTGGAAGAAGATAATAT GTCAACTGATGAAATTGTACGCCCACGAGTTCCTTTAGAAGCTTGTCTAGCAACGTTTTCGTCACCTGAGCAGATTCGTGATTACTATAGCACTGCTCTGAAAGGGAAGACAACAGCTATCAA GACAACTAGTTTGACATCTTTCCCAGATTATTTGGTGTTGCACATGCGGAAGTTTGTTATGGAGGCAGGCTGGGTGCCAAAGAAACTTG ATGTATACATTGATGTTCCGGATGTAATTGATATCAGCCACATGCGCAGCAAAGGGCTTCAGCCTGGCGAGGAACTATTGCCAGACGATG TTCCAGAAGAAGCGATGGAATCAGCACAGCCTGTGGCAAATGAGGAGATAGTTGCACAACTTGTCTCAATGGGATTCAGCCAGCTTCACTGCCAGAAAGCCGCCATAAATACTTCTAATACTGGGGTGGAAGAGGCGATGACCTGGTTGCTTTCTCACATGGATGATCCAG ATATCGACGCACCAATCTCCAATCAGACATCTGACGTTGATCAATCAAGCGTTGATACCTTAATCTCTTTTGGTTTTGCTGAAGAGGTTGCTCGAAAGGCACTCAAAGCCTCG GGAGGAGATATAGAGAAAGCAACAGATTGGATATTCAACAACCCTAATGCATCTATCTCGGACATGGACGTGTCTTCAAGCAATTCAGCACAAACTCCAGCTCAAAGTGAATTACCAGACGGAGGAGGGA GATACAAGCTGTTTGGGATAGTAAGCCACATTGGAACATCAACTCACTGTGGTCACTATGTGGCACACATATTGAAAGAAGGTCGTTGGGTGATCTTCAATGACAGCAAAGTAGGTGTCTCGACAAATCCTCCTAAAGACATGGGTTACCTTTACTTCTTTCAGCGTCTGGACAATTGA
- the LOC103859870 gene encoding ubiquitin carboxyl-terminal hydrolase 14 isoform X1 yields MELLRSNLSRVQIPEPTHRIYKHECCLSFDTPRSEGGLFVDMNSFLAFGKDYVSWNYEKTRNPVYLHIKESPKSVPEDRPLKKPTLLAIGVDGGFDNKEPEYEESYSIVILPDFVSLPFPSVELPEKVRIAVDTVMSAVGAEKREQVAAWTAEEKKVSEHALTLQQIKSGVVIPPSGWKCSKCDKTENLWLNLTDGMILCGRKNWDGTGGNNHAVEHYKETNYPLAVKLGTITADLGAADVYSYPEDDSVLDPHLAQHLAHFGIDFSTMQKTEMTTAERELDQNTNFDWNRIQESGKELVPVFGPGYTGLVNLGNSCYLAATMQILFSTHSFISRYFSHQSLKLAFEMAPADPTLDINMQLTKLGHGLLSGKYSIPVAEKDVATGDVRQEGIPPRMFKSVVAAGHAEFSSMRQQDALDFFLHLLDKVERGNNMRPDLDPSRSFKFGVEEKILCSSGKVSYNKRDDCILSLNIPLQEATNKDELEAFNNQKADKGLEEDNMSTDEIVRPRVPLEACLATFSSPEQIRDYYSTALKGKTTAIKTTSLTSFPDYLVLHMRKFVMEAGWVPKKLDVYIDVPDVIDISHMRSKGLQPGEELLPDDVPEEAMESAQPVANEEIVAQLVSMGFSQLHCQKAAINTSNTGVEEAMTWLLSHMDDPDIDAPISNQTSDVDQSSVDTLISFGFAEEVARKALKASGGDIEKATDWIFNNPNASISDMDVSSSNSAQTPAQSELPDGGGRYKLFGIVSHIGTSTHCGHYVAHILKEGRWVIFNDSKVGVSTNPPKDMGYLYFFQRLDN; encoded by the exons ATGGAGCTCCTCCGATCAAACTTGTCTAGGGTTCAGATCCCGGAGCCCACCCACCGCATCTACAAGCACGAGTGCTGCCTCTCCTTCGACACTCCG AGATCCGAAGGAGGATTGTTCGTGGATATGAACAGCTTTCTCGCTTTTGGGAAAGATTACGTTTCCTGGAACTACGAGAAGACGCGAAACCCTGTGTATCTGCACATCAAGGAGTCTCCCAAGTCTGTTCCTGAGGATCGCCCTCTGAAGAAGCCGACTCTCCTCGCTATAG GAGTGGATGGGGGATTTGACAACAAAGAGCCTGAGTATGAAGAGTCTTATAGCATAGTCATACTTCCGGATTTTGTTTCACTTCCATTCCCTTCTGTTGAGCTACCAGAGAAG GTGAGGATTGCGGTTGATACTGTAATGAGTGCAGTTGGTGCTGAGAAGAGAGAGCAAGTTGCGGCTTGGACAGCTGAGGAAAAGAAAGTTAGTGAGCATGCGTTGACGCTGCAGCAGATCAAGAGCGGCGTTGTTATTCCTCCCTCTGGTTGGAAATGTTCCAAGTGTGATAAGACGGAGAATCTGTGGCTTAATCTTACCGACGGAATGATTCTCTGTGGAAGGAAAAACTGGGATGGGACCGGGGGAAATAACCATGCAGTTGAGCATTACAAGGAGACAAACTACCCTCTTGCTGTAAAGCTTGGAACTATCACAGCTGACTTGGGAGCAGCAG ATGTTTATTCCTATCCGGAAGATGACAGTGTTTTGGACCCGCACCTGGCTCAGCATCTGGCCCATTTTGGAATCGACTTCTCCACGATGCAGAAG ACAGAAATGACAACTGCCGAAAGAGAACTTGATCAAAATACGAATTTTGATTGGAATCGTATACAAGAGAGTGGAAAAGAATTGGTACCAGTTTTTGGACCGGGATATACCGGACTTGTCAATCTTGGGAACAG TTGCTACTTGGCCGCTACGATGCAGATTCTTTTCTCGACCCATTCGTTTATTTCaag ATACTTTTCACATCAGAGCTTAAAGTTGGCATTTGAGATGGCTCCGGCTGATCCAACTTTGGACATCAATATGCAATT AACAAAGCTTGGACATGGGTTATTATCTGGGAAGTACTCTATTCCTGTGGCAGAG AAGGATGTTGCAACTGGAGATGTT AGACAAGAAGGAATACCTCCTCGCATGTTCAAATCGGTGGTTGCTGCAGGACATGCAGAATTCTCTTCTATGAGACAACAG GATGCTCTTGACTTTTTCCTCCATTTGCTAGACAAGGTTGAGCGTGGCAACAACATGAGACCAGATTTAGACCCTTCAAGGAGCTTCAAATTTGGAGTAGAAGAAAAGATCCTTTGTTCATCTGGAAAGGTTTCATATAATAAGAGGGATGACTGTATTCTTTCTTTGAACATTCCATTGCAGGAGGCAACTAATAAAG ATGAACTAGAAGCCTTTAACAACCAGAAAGCAGACAAAGGACTGGAAGAAGATAATAT GTCAACTGATGAAATTGTACGCCCACGAGTTCCTTTAGAAGCTTGTCTAGCAACGTTTTCGTCACCTGAGCAGATTCGTGATTACTATAGCACTGCTCTGAAAGGGAAGACAACAGCTATCAA GACAACTAGTTTGACATCTTTCCCAGATTATTTGGTGTTGCACATGCGGAAGTTTGTTATGGAGGCAGGCTGGGTGCCAAAGAAACTTG ATGTATACATTGATGTTCCGGATGTAATTGATATCAGCCACATGCGCAGCAAAGGGCTTCAGCCTGGCGAGGAACTATTGCCAGACGATG TTCCAGAAGAAGCGATGGAATCAGCACAGCCTGTGGCAAATGAGGAGATAGTTGCACAACTTGTCTCAATGGGATTCAGCCAGCTTCACTGCCAGAAAGCCGCCATAAATACTTCTAATACTGGGGTGGAAGAGGCGATGACCTGGTTGCTTTCTCACATGGATGATCCAG ATATCGACGCACCAATCTCCAATCAGACATCTGACGTTGATCAATCAAGCGTTGATACCTTAATCTCTTTTGGTTTTGCTGAAGAGGTTGCTCGAAAGGCACTCAAAGCCTCG GGAGGAGATATAGAGAAAGCAACAGATTGGATATTCAACAACCCTAATGCATCTATCTCGGACATGGACGTGTCTTCAAGCAATTCAGCACAAACTCCAGCTCAAAGTGAATTACCAGACGGAGGAGGGA GATACAAGCTGTTTGGGATAGTAAGCCACATTGGAACATCAACTCACTGTGGTCACTATGTGGCACACATATTGAAAGAAGGTCGTTGGGTGATCTTCAATGACAGCAAAGTAGGTGTCTCGACAAATCCTCCTAAAGACATGGGTTACCTTTACTTCTTTCAGCGTCTGGACAATTGA
- the LOC103859868 gene encoding protein NDR1 produces MDQDQDHGGRNCCSCCFSFIFTAGLTSLFLWLSLRPDKPKCSLEYFYLPALNKSLDSHSPLNTTLNFMVRLANPNKDQGIYYDDVHLSFSTNSSSLVNYTVPRFYQGHKKKAKKWGQTLPLNNQTVLRAVLPNGSAVFRMDLKTQVRFKIVFWKTKRYGVEVGADVEVNGNGVKANKKGIKMKKSDSSTRLRRSCFWICVLMNLLVFFVIR; encoded by the coding sequence ATGGATCAAGATCAAGACCACGGTGGAAGAAACTGTTGTAGCTGCTGCTTTAGCTTCATCTTCACGGCAGGTCTCACTTCTCTTTTCCTATGGCTAAGCCTTCGTCCAGACAAACCCAAATGCTCCCTCGAATACTTTTACCTTCCTGCCCTCAACAAATCTTTAGACTCACATTCACCTCTCAACACCACTCTCAACTTCATGGTTCGTCTAGCCAATCCAAACAAAGACCAAGGAATCTACTACGACGATGTCCACCTCTCTTTCTCCACAAACAGTTCCTCTCTTGTGAACTACACAGTGCCAAGATTCTACCAAGGACACAAGAAGAAGGCCAAGAAGTGGGGTCAGACTCTGCCTTTGAACAACCAAACGGTTTTACGAGCGGTTTTGCCTAACGGGTCTGCGGTTTTTAGGATGGATCTGAAGACGCAGGTGAGATTCAAGATTGTGTTCTGGAAGACTAAGAGGTATGGAGTTGAGGTTGGTGCTGATGTTGAAGTCAATGGAAATGGAGTTAAGGCTAATAAGAAAGGGATTAAGATGAAGAAATCTGATTCTTCTACTAGGTTAAGAAGAAGCTGTTTTTGGATTTGTGTTTTGATGAATCTGCTTGTGTTCTTTGTGATTCGTTAA